One window of the Solanum stenotomum isolate F172 chromosome 11, ASM1918654v1, whole genome shotgun sequence genome contains the following:
- the LOC125844068 gene encoding transcription factor MYB83-like — translation MRKPEFSSSSSSSSAKNSNNNNNNTNVKLRKGLWSPEEDEKLMHYMLTNGQGCWSDVARNAGLQRCGKSCRLRWINYLRPDLKRGAFSPQEEEHIIHLHSILGNRWSQIASRLPGRTDNEIKNFWNSTLKKRLKNSSSSSTPSPNASDSSSDHPSKELNMGVTQQGFMPMLKHNLMSMYMDSTSPSSSSIALNTINIDPLPTLEHTLINIPNGFNAPSYLSTTQPCMVQGGNIVSTNGGSLFYGNNHGIFGGNLSMEGHELYVPPLENVSIEYQNVQNGNFSHHQNNNNHNNMTNLINTGHNFNTCSNIKVENFGGIGNYWEGDDVKVGEWDLEELMKDVSPFPFLDFQVE, via the exons ATGAGGAAGCCTGagttctcctcctcctcctcttcctcctccgcAAAGAacagtaacaacaacaataataacacgAACGTTAAGCTAAGAAAAGGGTTGTGGTCTCCAGAGGAAGATGAGAAGCTTATGCATTATATGCTAACAAATGGACAAGGGTGTTGGAGTGATGTAGCAAGAAATGCTGGATTACAAAGATGTGGAAAGAGTTGTAGACTCAGATGGATTAATTATTTGAGGCCAGATCTTAAGAGAGGTGCATTTTCACCTCAAGAAGAAGAACATATTATACATTTACATTCCATTCTTGGTAACAG GTGGTCTCAAATAGCTTCACGTTTGCCTGGACgtactgataatgaaatcaagaaTTTTTGGAATTCGACATTGAAAAAGAGGCTAAAGAACTCATCATCATCCTCTACACCATCACCAAATGCAAGTGATTCATCCTCAGATCATCCCTCCAAAGAACTCAACATGGGAGTCACTCAACAAGGATTCATGCCAATGCTCAAACATAACCTAATGTCCATGTACATGGACTCAACCTCGCCTTCTTCCTCGTCTATAGCCCTAAACACCATAAATATTGATCCTTTGCCTACCCTCGAGCACACCTTAATAAACATACCTAATGGATTCAACGCGCCCTCATACTTGAGTACTACACAACCATGCATGGTGCAAGGAGGGAATATTGTGAGTACTAATGGTGGTAGTCTCTTTTATGGGAATAATCATGGGATATTTGGAGGAAATCTTAGTATGGAAGGTCATGAGCTATATGTTCCACCATTGGAGAATGTAAGTATTGAGTATCAAAATGTTCAAAATGGGAATTTTAGTCatcatcaaaacaacaataaccATAACAACATGACCAACTTGATCAACACTGGCCATAATTTCAATACTTGTAGTAATATCAAAGTAGAAAATTTTGGAGGGATAGGGAATTATTGGGAAGGAGATGATGTAAAAGTGGGAGAGTGGGACTTGGAGGAATTGATGAAGGATGTTTCACCTTTCCCTTTTCTTGATTTCCAAGTTGAATAA